A single genomic interval of Helianthus annuus cultivar XRQ/B chromosome 13, HanXRQr2.0-SUNRISE, whole genome shotgun sequence harbors:
- the LOC110901637 gene encoding leucine-rich repeat extensin-like protein 3: protein MVLIFDYLTSKTISCRREYRRRRHPLPSPPPPPPTSTPVVSRHHPPPPQSSPPSAATNRHPPSTPPPLPSLATTHYHRHHCTTAATHPRLRLQPPPTSTTVAVTHHRPRHPPPSPSPTTIVVATTYLCPRRHPLPPPPPSIATTATYHRPPPPTTVTHHRFYYFSFLPNNTK from the exons ATGGTATTAATATTTGACTATCTAACAAGTAAAACTATAAG TTGCCGCCGTGAATACCGTCGCCGCCGTCACCCACtcccgtcgccaccaccaccaccacccacctccaccccAGTTGTCTcccgccaccacccacctccaccccAGTCGTCACCCCCCTCTGCCGCTACCAACCGTCACCCACCATCCACACCTCCGCCCCTGCCGTCACTCGCCACCACCCACTACCACCGACACCACTGCACCACAGCTGCCACCCACCCCCGCCTCCGCCTTCAGCCGCCACCCACTTCCACCACCGTCGCCGTCACCCACCACCGTCCCCGTCACCCACCACCGTCCCCGTCACCCACCACCATTGTCGTCGCCACCACCTACCTCTGCCCCCGCCGCCACCCactgccgccaccacctccgTCCATCGCTACCACTGCCACCTATCACCGCCCACCACCACCGACTACCGTCACTCATCACCGATTTTATTACTTTTCTTTCTTACCAAACAACACAaagtaa